Proteins from one Flavobacterium sp. N2038 genomic window:
- the rluF gene encoding 23S rRNA pseudouridine(2604) synthase RluF has protein sequence MEENLKRLNKFIAETGFCSRREADKLIEEGRVTINGVVPEMGTKVSPEDEIRVDGKLIVEKHEKLVYLAFNKPVGIECTTNLEVRNNIVDYINYPKRIFPIGRLDKASEGLIFMTNDGDIVNKILRARNNHEKEYTVTVNKPITDCFIQKMGNGVPILDTVTKKCKVEQISKYTFKIILTQGLNRQIRRMSEYLGYEVTALKRIRIINISLDVPVGRYRDLTDAEIKELNLLIEPSSKTEEASLPKVEAPSRRTTFISKHDPRFKKRGDQ, from the coding sequence ATGGAAGAAAATTTAAAACGTCTGAATAAATTTATTGCAGAAACGGGTTTTTGTTCTCGTCGTGAAGCTGATAAATTAATTGAAGAAGGACGTGTTACGATAAATGGCGTTGTGCCTGAAATGGGAACTAAAGTTTCGCCAGAGGATGAAATACGCGTAGACGGAAAATTGATCGTGGAGAAACACGAAAAATTGGTTTATCTGGCTTTTAACAAGCCAGTCGGAATTGAATGCACAACTAATCTTGAAGTTCGAAATAATATTGTTGATTACATTAATTACCCAAAACGTATTTTCCCAATTGGAAGATTGGATAAAGCCAGTGAAGGATTAATTTTTATGACTAACGATGGTGATATTGTAAATAAGATTTTGCGTGCAAGAAACAATCACGAAAAAGAATATACAGTAACGGTAAACAAACCAATTACAGATTGCTTCATACAAAAAATGGGAAATGGCGTCCCGATTCTGGATACCGTTACTAAAAAGTGTAAAGTAGAGCAAATTAGCAAATACACTTTCAAAATTATCCTGACACAGGGTTTAAACCGCCAGATTAGAAGAATGTCTGAATATTTGGGTTACGAAGTTACAGCGCTTAAACGTATCCGGATTATTAATATTTCTTTGGATGTTCCGGTTGGGCGTTATCGTGATTTAACAGATGCTGAAATAAAAGAATTAAATCTGTTAATTGAACCTTCAAGCAAAACAGAAGAAGCAAGTCTGCCGAAAGTGGAAGCTCCAAGTCGAAGAACAACGTTTATTTCTAAACATGATCCAAGATTTAAGAAAAGAGGAGATCAATAA
- a CDS encoding antibiotic biosynthesis monooxygenase family protein yields MIAVIFEVIPNEGKKEEYLDIAASLKPELSKIDGFISIERFQSLNDPGKILSLSFWRDEESIQQWRNLEMHRHAQTKGRKEVFKDYHLRIATVVRDYGMFERKETPEDSSVFHDS; encoded by the coding sequence ATGATAGCAGTAATTTTTGAAGTAATTCCAAACGAAGGAAAAAAAGAAGAATATCTGGATATTGCTGCAAGTCTGAAACCAGAGTTAAGCAAGATTGATGGATTTATCTCTATTGAAAGATTTCAAAGCCTTAATGATCCCGGAAAAATTTTGTCTTTATCATTTTGGCGGGATGAAGAAAGTATTCAGCAATGGCGAAATCTTGAGATGCATCGTCATGCACAGACAAAAGGCCGAAAGGAAGTTTTTAAAGATTATCACTTAAGAATTGCAACTGTAGTTCGTGATTACGGAATGTTTGAAAGAAAAGAAACTCCAGAAGATAGTTCGGTTTTTCATGATTCTTGA